One window from the genome of Pseudomonas sp. L5B5 encodes:
- the macA gene encoding macrolide transporter subunit MacA: MEKSKFRKIGMGLLLVVVAGLIFYAVRAPAQAPQYLTAIVERGDIENAVLASGLLEGIRQVDVGAQVSGQLKSLKVKVGDKVKQGQWLAEIDPLVLRNTLRQAQVDEENLQAKRRATAAQLKETKATYERYRELQVDASISKQDFDTSESNYEVQQANLMSLDAQIKSAQIQIDTAKVNLAYTRIIAPIDGDVVGVVTQEGQTVIANQLAPILLKLADLDTMTVKAQVSEADVIHISPGQQVYFTILGESEKRYYAKLRGTEPAPQNFLETQPAGTPKQNTAVFYNALFDVPNPDHRLRISMTAQVRIVLDTAKDVLMVPVAALGPRNADGSFAVRVLDAKGQAQARNVTTGINNNVKVQITQGLAEGDQVVIGDPQPGMAGA, from the coding sequence ATGGAAAAGTCGAAGTTTCGCAAAATCGGTATGGGGCTGTTGCTGGTGGTTGTGGCCGGATTGATTTTCTATGCGGTACGCGCGCCGGCACAGGCGCCGCAGTACCTGACCGCCATCGTCGAACGGGGAGACATCGAGAACGCGGTGCTGGCTTCCGGCTTGCTGGAAGGCATCCGGCAGGTGGACGTCGGCGCCCAGGTCTCCGGACAGCTGAAATCCCTCAAGGTCAAGGTCGGGGACAAGGTCAAGCAAGGCCAGTGGCTGGCCGAGATCGATCCCCTGGTGCTGCGCAATACCCTGCGCCAGGCCCAGGTCGACGAGGAAAACCTGCAGGCCAAGCGCCGGGCCACCGCTGCCCAGCTCAAGGAAACCAAGGCGACTTATGAGCGTTATCGCGAGCTGCAGGTGGACGCGTCGATTTCCAAGCAGGACTTCGACACCTCCGAATCCAACTACGAGGTGCAGCAGGCCAACCTGATGTCCCTGGACGCGCAGATCAAGAGCGCGCAAATCCAGATCGACACCGCCAAGGTGAACCTGGCCTACACCCGTATCATCGCGCCCATCGACGGCGATGTGGTGGGGGTGGTGACCCAGGAAGGCCAGACCGTGATCGCCAACCAGCTCGCGCCGATCCTGCTCAAGCTCGCCGACCTGGACACCATGACCGTCAAGGCCCAGGTGTCCGAGGCCGACGTAATCCACATCAGCCCGGGCCAGCAGGTGTACTTCACCATCCTCGGCGAGTCCGAGAAGCGCTACTACGCCAAGTTGCGGGGCACGGAGCCGGCGCCGCAGAATTTCCTCGAGACCCAGCCTGCCGGCACCCCCAAGCAGAACACCGCAGTGTTCTACAACGCGCTGTTCGATGTGCCCAACCCCGACCACCGCCTGCGCATCTCCATGACCGCCCAGGTGCGCATCGTCCTGGACACAGCCAAGGATGTGCTGATGGTGCCGGTGGCGGCCCTGGGCCCGCGCAATGCCGATGGCAGCTTCGCGGTACGGGTGCTCGACGCCAAGGGCCAGGCTCAGGCGCGCAATGTCACCACCGGGATCAACAACAACGTCAAGGTCCAGATCACCCAGGGCCTGGCCGAAGGTGACCAGGTGGTGATCGGTGATCCGCAGCCTGGCATGGCGGGGGCCTGA
- a CDS encoding MacB family efflux pump subunit, with amino-acid sequence MTQPLLQLKGISRSFKAGEREFMALKNIDLDIQAGEMVAITGASGSGKSTLMNILGCLDYATAGSYQVNGRETRDLDDQALAELRRDHFGFIFQRYHLLPHLNAMHNVEIPAIYAGSPQARRHGRARELLARLGLDGHLEHRPNQLSGGQQQRVSIARALMNGGEVILADEPTGALDTSSGKEVMRILQELHAAGHTVIIVTHDPKVAANAQRIIEVRDGEIVSDRVNPQPAQALEAPPQVSSRPAGARRLVASLGLFKEAFVMAWVALVSHRMRTLLTMLGIIIGITSVVSIVAIGEGAKRYVLKDIQAIGSNTIDIFPGASFGDSRAAGIQTLMPADVTALNQLYYVDSATPMVGRSLLLRFGNIDLNATVNGVSHLYFKVRDIKLAAGIAFSENDARRQAQVVVIDHNTRNRLFGPDVDPLGQVILVGNLPCTVIGVAAENKNLFTAANLLNVWLPYETAAGRVLGQRHLDSISVKIKDGQPSKVVEEHVKKLMEQRHGTKDFFTNNLDSIMQTVQRTSRSLALLLSLIAVISLLVGGIGVMNIMLVSVTERTREIGIRMAVGARQSDIRQQFLVEAVMVCLIGGSIGIALSFAIGYLFTLFIREWEMVFSMGSIITAFACSTLIGVIFGFVPARNAARLDPIEALARD; translated from the coding sequence ATGACCCAGCCACTGTTGCAGCTCAAGGGCATCAGCCGCAGTTTCAAGGCCGGCGAACGGGAGTTCATGGCCCTGAAGAATATCGACCTGGACATCCAGGCCGGGGAGATGGTGGCCATCACCGGGGCCTCGGGCTCGGGCAAGTCGACCCTGATGAACATCCTCGGCTGCCTGGACTACGCCACGGCCGGCAGCTACCAGGTCAATGGCCGCGAAACCCGCGACCTGGACGACCAGGCACTGGCGGAACTGCGCCGCGATCACTTCGGCTTCATCTTCCAGCGCTACCACCTGTTGCCCCACCTCAATGCCATGCACAACGTCGAGATCCCGGCGATCTACGCCGGCAGCCCCCAGGCCCGGCGCCATGGCCGGGCCCGCGAGCTGCTGGCGCGCCTGGGCCTGGACGGGCACCTGGAACACCGGCCCAACCAGCTGTCCGGCGGCCAGCAGCAGCGGGTGAGCATCGCCCGGGCACTGATGAACGGCGGCGAGGTGATCCTGGCCGACGAACCCACCGGGGCCCTGGACACCAGTAGCGGCAAGGAGGTGATGCGCATTCTCCAGGAGCTGCACGCCGCGGGGCACACGGTGATCATCGTCACCCACGACCCCAAGGTGGCGGCCAATGCCCAACGCATCATCGAGGTGCGCGATGGCGAGATCGTCAGCGACCGGGTCAACCCGCAGCCGGCACAGGCGCTCGAGGCACCGCCGCAGGTGTCCTCGCGGCCGGCCGGGGCTCGGCGCCTGGTGGCCAGCCTGGGCCTGTTCAAGGAGGCTTTCGTGATGGCCTGGGTGGCGCTGGTGTCACACCGCATGCGCACCTTGCTGACCATGCTCGGGATCATCATCGGCATCACCTCGGTGGTGTCCATCGTGGCCATTGGCGAAGGCGCCAAGCGCTACGTGCTCAAGGACATCCAGGCGATCGGCAGCAACACCATCGACATCTTTCCCGGGGCCAGTTTCGGCGACAGCCGGGCGGCGGGCATCCAGACCCTGATGCCTGCCGACGTCACGGCCCTGAACCAGCTGTACTACGTCGACAGCGCCACGCCGATGGTGGGCCGCAGCCTGTTGCTGCGCTTCGGCAACATCGACCTCAATGCCACGGTCAATGGTGTCAGCCACCTGTACTTCAAGGTGCGTGACATCAAGCTCGCCGCCGGCATCGCCTTCAGCGAGAACGACGCCCGGCGCCAGGCCCAGGTGGTGGTCATCGACCACAACACCCGCAACCGGCTGTTCGGCCCGGATGTCGATCCCCTGGGGCAGGTGATCCTGGTGGGCAACCTGCCGTGCACGGTGATCGGGGTGGCTGCCGAGAACAAGAACCTGTTCACCGCAGCCAACCTGCTCAATGTCTGGCTGCCTTACGAAACCGCTGCCGGACGGGTGCTGGGCCAGCGTCACCTGGACAGCATCAGCGTCAAGATCAAGGACGGCCAGCCGAGCAAGGTGGTGGAGGAACACGTCAAGAAACTCATGGAACAGCGCCACGGGACCAAGGATTTCTTCACCAACAACCTGGACAGCATCATGCAGACGGTGCAACGCACCAGTCGCTCGCTGGCGCTGCTGCTGTCATTGATCGCGGTGATTTCCCTGCTGGTGGGCGGTATCGGGGTGATGAACATCATGCTGGTATCGGTCACCGAGCGTACCCGCGAGATCGGCATTCGCATGGCTGTGGGGGCGCGGCAGTCGGACATCCGCCAGCAGTTCCTGGTGGAGGCGGTGATGGTCTGCCTGATCGGCGGTTCCATCGGCATCGCCCTGTCCTTCGCCATCGGCTACCTGTTCACCCTGTTCATCAGGGAATGGGAGATGGTGTTTTCCATGGGGTCGATCATTACCGCGTTTGCCTGCTCGACGCTGATCGGGGTGATCTTCGGTTTTGTCCCGGCGCGCAACGCGGCGCGCCTGGATCCGATCGAAGCCCTGGCCCGTGATTGA